The [Eubacterium] siraeum genome contains a region encoding:
- a CDS encoding 2-hydroxyacyl-CoA dehydratase: MLHIGLDVGSTTVKIAVLDDENNAVYKNYQRHYSDIKKTIAEVLGGCLETIDEKNVTVAVTGSGGISVSHWLGIPFVQEVSAGTTAIQTFIPQTDVAIELGGEDAKITYLTGGIEQRMNGSCAGGTGAFIDQMASLLNTDITGINELAKDYTTIYPIASRCGVFAKSDIQPLLNDGAKKSDVAASIFQSVVNQTISGLACGKPIRGHVAFLGGPLHYLSELRKRFIETLQLDDEHIVFPPDANLFVAMGASLAENREELSVDKLRDDLKALATVEVHEVERLAPLFKDEQELKEFCDRHAKAVIPVKELSEAEGPCYLGIDAGSTTTKATLINKDGDILYSHYGNNMGDPLKSVIEIVKDVYSKMPEKAYIAKSTATGYGEHLIKAALGVDFGEIETMAHYKAAEKILPGVEFILDIGGQDMKCMRVKDGEIESILLNEACSSGCGSFIQNFANALGMQPEEFAQIGLSAKSPVDLGSRCTVFMNSRVKQAQKEGASVADISAGLSYSVVKNALFKVIKIRDPKQMGEKIIVQGGTFLNNSVLRAFELTCGREVVRPDKAGLMGAYGSALVALSRDDGKGSTLAPLEKLENFTIQKTTARCGRCSNNCLLTISKFADGTRYITNNRCERGAGLGSKSKELLPNLFDYKYKRLFDYEPLDPETAPRGVVGIPRVLGLYENYPFWFTLFTKLGYSVKLSPKSSREIYDRGIETMPSESVCYPAKLSHGHIMSLLDEGVKFIFYPALPYEMDNGGGGDNHYNCPVVATYSEVIKNSVPELRADDITFMNPFLPIYDEDRMIERLIEEFMPLGIGGAEIGVALKAAYEEDRRFKDDIRSKGEEVLKMLKEKGKKGIVLAGRPYHVDPEINHGIPEMINGYGFAVLTEDSVAHLGTVVRPIRVVDQWMYHTRLYAAATLVGQTPELELVQLNSFGCGLDAITTDEVQEILQGYGRMYTVLKIDEVNNLGAARIRLRSLISVMEERERNGIKPVPKYKGYIRQPLFTKEMKKDYTIIAPQMSPYHFELLEQAFRYSGYNVEIQKNYSKEVVDEGLKYVNNDACYPAIITIGQLLYALNHGKYDKDKVAVLITQTGGACRATNYVGMLKKALKDAGLDNVPLISLNVVGMEKNPGFTLTLPLIYRAFISVIYGDLLSRCVYRVRPYEAEKGATNKMYEKWNEKLKGEIKSLSLARFNKNVKAIVADFDSIPTLDIEKPRVGIVGEILVKYHPAANNNVVELVEAEGAEAVVPDLMGFIYFICDHANSRHELLTVSGARYKLSNMAIKLIEFMQKSYKGAIEGTKFGSFMKISDMRKLVKGVVSTGNIAGEGWFLSAEMIELIHSGVNNIICMQPFACLPNHVTGKGIIGELRRQNPESNIIAVDYDPGASEVNQVNRIKLMLTQAFRQMREKKLPTEENIVAPEAKVKINDKYSALDV; encoded by the coding sequence ATGTTGCATATAGGACTTGACGTAGGTTCAACTACCGTTAAAATTGCGGTGCTGGACGATGAAAATAATGCCGTATACAAGAATTATCAGAGGCATTATTCGGATATAAAAAAGACAATTGCAGAGGTTCTCGGCGGATGCCTTGAAACCATAGACGAGAAGAATGTGACTGTTGCGGTAACAGGCTCGGGCGGTATCTCGGTATCGCACTGGCTCGGAATACCATTTGTACAGGAGGTTTCCGCAGGAACAACGGCGATACAGACATTCATTCCTCAGACAGACGTAGCTATAGAGCTTGGCGGCGAGGACGCAAAGATTACATATCTCACAGGCGGTATCGAACAGCGTATGAACGGCTCGTGCGCAGGCGGTACAGGTGCGTTCATCGACCAGATGGCTTCGCTTCTGAATACCGATATAACAGGCATAAACGAGCTTGCAAAGGACTACACGACTATATACCCCATTGCGTCACGATGCGGTGTTTTTGCAAAGTCGGATATACAGCCGCTGCTTAATGACGGTGCTAAAAAGAGTGATGTTGCCGCATCAATATTCCAGTCGGTCGTAAACCAGACGATAAGCGGACTTGCCTGCGGCAAGCCGATAAGAGGACACGTTGCGTTCCTCGGCGGACCGCTTCACTATCTTTCGGAACTCAGAAAGCGTTTCATCGAAACGTTACAGCTTGACGATGAACATATAGTTTTTCCGCCCGATGCAAATCTGTTTGTCGCTATGGGCGCATCTCTTGCGGAAAACCGTGAGGAGCTTTCTGTGGACAAGCTGAGGGACGATCTTAAGGCGCTTGCTACTGTCGAGGTACACGAGGTAGAAAGGCTTGCGCCCCTGTTCAAAGACGAGCAGGAGCTTAAAGAATTCTGCGACAGACACGCAAAGGCGGTTATCCCTGTAAAAGAACTTTCTGAAGCCGAAGGTCCATGCTATCTTGGTATAGATGCAGGCTCTACCACAACAAAAGCTACTCTTATAAATAAAGACGGCGATATTCTCTATTCCCACTACGGAAACAATATGGGCGATCCGCTCAAATCCGTGATTGAGATAGTAAAAGACGTATATTCGAAAATGCCCGAAAAGGCATATATAGCAAAATCGACCGCTACAGGCTACGGCGAGCATCTCATAAAGGCGGCACTTGGTGTTGATTTCGGTGAGATTGAAACAATGGCGCATTACAAGGCCGCAGAGAAGATTCTGCCCGGCGTTGAGTTTATCCTCGATATAGGCGGTCAGGATATGAAGTGTATGCGTGTAAAGGACGGAGAAATAGAGAGCATACTTCTTAATGAAGCCTGCTCGTCCGGTTGCGGTTCGTTTATCCAGAACTTTGCAAATGCGCTCGGTATGCAGCCCGAAGAATTTGCTCAGATAGGCCTTTCAGCAAAAAGCCCCGTTGACCTCGGTTCACGCTGTACAGTATTTATGAACAGCCGTGTAAAGCAGGCTCAGAAGGAGGGCGCAAGCGTTGCGGATATATCCGCAGGACTTTCCTATTCTGTAGTAAAGAACGCTCTGTTCAAGGTTATCAAGATCCGTGACCCGAAGCAGATGGGTGAAAAGATAATAGTACAGGGCGGTACGTTCCTTAATAACTCGGTACTTCGTGCCTTTGAGCTTACCTGCGGCCGTGAGGTAGTACGTCCGGATAAGGCAGGTCTTATGGGCGCATACGGAAGTGCGCTTGTCGCTCTGTCCCGTGACGACGGCAAGGGCAGTACGTTAGCTCCGCTTGAAAAGCTTGAAAACTTCACTATTCAGAAAACAACCGCACGGTGTGGCAGATGTTCAAATAACTGCCTGCTTACTATCAGTAAGTTTGCCGACGGAACAAGATACATAACGAACAACCGCTGTGAGCGTGGCGCAGGTCTCGGAAGCAAGAGCAAGGAGCTTTTGCCCAACCTGTTCGATTATAAATACAAGAGATTGTTCGACTATGAGCCGCTCGACCCCGAAACAGCACCGAGAGGTGTGGTCGGAATTCCCCGTGTACTCGGACTTTACGAGAACTATCCGTTCTGGTTCACGCTGTTTACAAAGCTCGGCTACAGCGTAAAGCTGTCGCCTAAATCGAGCCGTGAGATATATGACAGAGGTATCGAAACGATGCCCTCGGAGTCGGTATGTTATCCTGCAAAGCTGTCACACGGACATATAATGTCGCTTCTTGACGAGGGCGTGAAGTTTATATTCTACCCTGCGCTTCCCTATGAAATGGATAACGGCGGAGGAGGAGATAACCATTATAACTGCCCCGTTGTCGCAACATACAGCGAGGTCATAAAGAACTCCGTACCCGAGCTTCGTGCAGATGATATAACGTTTATGAACCCGTTTTTGCCTATATATGACGAGGACAGAATGATTGAACGTCTTATCGAGGAGTTTATGCCGCTCGGTATAGGCGGTGCGGAAATAGGCGTTGCGCTCAAAGCCGCCTATGAGGAGGACAGACGTTTCAAGGACGATATACGCTCAAAGGGCGAAGAAGTGCTTAAGATGCTCAAGGAAAAGGGCAAGAAGGGCATCGTTCTTGCAGGCAGACCTTATCACGTTGACCCCGAAATAAATCACGGTATCCCCGAAATGATAAACGGCTACGGCTTTGCTGTGCTTACAGAAGACAGCGTTGCACATTTAGGTACGGTAGTACGTCCTATCCGTGTAGTAGACCAGTGGATGTACCACACAAGACTTTATGCGGCGGCTACGCTTGTAGGTCAGACACCGGAGCTTGAGCTTGTACAGCTTAACTCATTCGGCTGCGGACTTGACGCTATCACAACAGATGAGGTACAGGAAATTCTCCAGGGCTACGGCAGAATGTATACCGTACTGAAGATAGACGAGGTAAATAATCTCGGTGCGGCAAGAATAAGACTGCGCTCACTTATCTCGGTAATGGAGGAGCGTGAAAGAAACGGCATAAAGCCTGTACCGAAGTACAAGGGTTATATCCGTCAGCCTCTGTTCACAAAGGAAATGAAGAAGGACTATACGATTATAGCTCCTCAGATGTCGCCGTATCATTTTGAACTGCTTGAACAGGCATTCCGCTACTCAGGATATAATGTCGAGATACAGAAGAACTATTCAAAGGAAGTAGTGGACGAGGGATTAAAGTACGTCAACAACGATGCCTGCTACCCTGCCATTATCACTATAGGTCAGCTTCTCTATGCGCTCAATCACGGCAAGTATGACAAGGACAAGGTAGCGGTGCTTATCACCCAGACGGGCGGTGCCTGCCGTGCCACAAACTATGTCGGTATGCTCAAAAAGGCACTGAAGGACGCAGGACTTGACAATGTTCCACTGATTTCGCTGAACGTTGTCGGAATGGAGAAGAATCCCGGCTTCACGCTGACGCTTCCGCTGATATACCGTGCTTTCATATCGGTAATTTACGGAGATCTGCTCAGCCGTTGCGTATACCGTGTACGTCCTTATGAGGCTGAAAAGGGCGCAACGAACAAGATGTACGAGAAGTGGAACGAAAAGCTGAAGGGCGAGATAAAGAGCCTGTCGCTCGCACGTTTCAACAAGAATGTAAAGGCTATCGTTGCCGACTTTGATTCTATTCCTACGCTTGATATTGAAAAGCCCCGTGTCGGCATTGTCGGTGAGATACTTGTAAAATACCATCCTGCCGCAAACAACAACGTTGTAGAGCTTGTCGAGGCTGAGGGCGCAGAGGCTGTAGTACCCGACCTTATGGGATTCATCTACTTTATCTGCGACCATGCAAATTCACGCCACGAGCTGCTTACCGTTTCCGGTGCAAGATATAAGCTGAGCAATATGGCGATAAAGCTGATTGAATTTATGCAGAAGTCATATAAGGGAGCGATAGAAGGCACTAAGTTCGGCTCGTTTATGAAGATAAGCGATATGAGAAAGCTTGTCAAGGGCGTTGTATCGACAGGTAACATAGCAGGCGAGGGCTGGTTCCTGTCAGCCGAGATGATAGAACTTATCCACAGCGGAGTAAACAATATAATCTGTATGCAGCCGTTTGCCTGCCTGCCCAACCACGTTACAGGCAAGGGCATAATCGGAGAACTGCGCAGACAGAATCCCGAATCCAACATCATAGCCGTTGACTATGACCCCGGCGCATCGGAGGTAAATCAGGTCAACCGTATCAAGCTGATGCTGACGCAGGCATTCAGACAGATGCGTGAGAAGAAGCTCCCGACAGAAGAAAATATTGTCGCACCGGAAGCAAAGGTGAAAATCAACGATAAATATTCAGCACTCGATGTTTAA
- a CDS encoding type II toxin-antitoxin system RelE/ParE family toxin: MIDIEEKEEFVIIFYKKDDGTEPAKEFLDGLDNKMRAKMIRTVELLRDYGYELREPYSKHLNNGIFELRAKVSTDITRVLYFFVSGRKAILTHGFVKKTQKTPQSEIEKAENYRRDYLSKNKS, encoded by the coding sequence GTGATAGATATAGAAGAAAAAGAAGAATTTGTAATCATCTTTTACAAGAAAGACGACGGTACAGAGCCGGCTAAAGAATTTCTTGACGGACTTGACAATAAAATGAGGGCAAAAATGATACGAACCGTTGAGCTTCTGCGTGATTACGGATACGAGTTGCGTGAGCCGTATTCAAAGCATCTGAATAACGGGATATTTGAGCTCAGAGCAAAAGTCAGCACCGATATAACAAGAGTTCTGTATTTTTTTGTTTCGGGTCGGAAAGCTATACTTACACACGGCTTTGTCAAGAAAACGCAGAAAACACCGCAGTCGGAAATAGAAAAAGCCGAGAATTACAGAAGAGATTATCTGAGCAAAAACAAATCATAG
- a CDS encoding helix-turn-helix domain-containing protein, whose translation MATNFNDYLNEQLKDECFRTEYDALEPEYALIRAIIDARKSKGITQKTLSEKTGIAQGDISKLENGNSNPSLRTLCRLAAGMDMKLKIEFVPK comes from the coding sequence ATGGCTACCAATTTCAACGATTATCTTAACGAACAGCTCAAAGACGAATGCTTCAGAACGGAATATGACGCTCTTGAGCCTGAATATGCGCTCATAAGGGCGATTATAGACGCAAGAAAATCAAAAGGTATAACACAAAAGACCTTATCGGAAAAGACGGGAATAGCTCAGGGCGACATAAGCAAGCTGGAAAACGGAAATTCCAACCCTTCGCTCAGAACGCTGTGCAGGCTTGCCGCAGGAATGGACATGAAGTTAAAAATAGAATTTGTTCCGAAATAA
- a CDS encoding LL-diaminopimelate aminotransferase — translation MAKMNPGFLNLKKSYLFIEIGKRVREYIAAHPDNKIIKMGIGDVTQPLAPVVVAAMKKAADEMGVKETFRGYEDSGKGYDFLREAVAGYYKSFGVTVSPEEVLISDGAKSDCGNIGDIFSENEDVVVTDPAYPVYVDSNVMGGRTVHYVNSTEDNGFAAMPDESMKPGLIYLCSPNNPTGSVYTKEQLKVWVDYAIKNKSVIIFDAAYEAFISDETLPRSIFQIEGARKCAIEICSLSKTAGFTGTRCGYTVIPEELMLETPTGEEISFMQLWCRRQGSKFNGVSYPVQRAAEAVFTEEGYKQTRATIAYYMQNAKVMSETFDELGIKYTGGKNSPYIWFKCPDGMDSWTFFDKLLNEAEVVGTPGAGFGKNGDGWFRLTAFGTHENTVEAMQRVKKLLSK, via the coding sequence ATGGCAAAGATGAATCCGGGCTTTTTAAATCTCAAGAAAAGCTATCTTTTTATCGAAATAGGCAAGAGAGTAAGAGAGTACATTGCCGCTCACCCCGATAATAAAATTATAAAGATGGGTATAGGCGACGTTACACAGCCTTTGGCTCCCGTTGTAGTTGCGGCTATGAAGAAGGCCGCTGACGAAATGGGCGTAAAGGAAACATTCAGAGGTTACGAGGACAGCGGTAAGGGCTACGACTTCCTTCGTGAAGCGGTTGCAGGCTACTACAAGAGCTTCGGCGTAACCGTTTCTCCCGAAGAGGTGCTGATAAGCGACGGTGCAAAGAGCGACTGCGGCAACATCGGCGACATCTTCAGCGAAAACGAGGACGTTGTCGTAACAGACCCCGCATATCCTGTATATGTTGACTCAAACGTAATGGGCGGAAGAACAGTTCACTATGTAAACTCTACGGAAGACAACGGATTTGCCGCTATGCCCGATGAATCCATGAAACCCGGTCTTATCTATCTTTGCTCACCCAACAACCCCACAGGCTCTGTTTATACAAAAGAACAGCTCAAGGTATGGGTAGACTATGCTATAAAGAATAAATCCGTAATTATCTTTGATGCGGCTTATGAAGCGTTTATCTCAGACGAAACACTTCCCCGCTCGATCTTCCAGATAGAAGGAGCAAGAAAGTGCGCTATAGAGATATGCTCGCTTTCCAAGACAGCAGGCTTTACCGGTACAAGATGCGGTTATACCGTTATCCCCGAAGAACTTATGCTTGAAACTCCCACCGGTGAAGAAATCAGCTTTATGCAGTTATGGTGCAGAAGACAGGGAAGCAAGTTCAACGGTGTTTCCTATCCCGTTCAGCGTGCCGCAGAGGCTGTATTCACAGAGGAAGGCTACAAGCAGACGAGAGCTACAATAGCTTACTATATGCAGAACGCAAAGGTTATGAGCGAAACGTTTGACGAGCTTGGAATCAAGTATACAGGCGGCAAGAACAGCCCGTACATCTGGTTCAAATGCCCCGACGGAATGGACAGCTGGACATTCTTCGACAAGCTCCTGAACGAAGCCGAGGTTGTCGGCACTCCCGGTGCAGGCTTCGGCAAGAACGGCGACGGCTGGTTCAGACTTACTGCATTCGGCACTCACGAAAACACGGTTGAAGCTATGCAGAGAGTAAAGAAGCTCCTGTCAAAGTAA
- a CDS encoding YdcF family protein — translation MVRISDCSSKPVRILSYTLIVTGAIVLTMFIIPLFSGTLNTGSYFGFVIGGVTVLLGIFTPKLFSNAKKAVRYIFRAVLIIYGVLAVYAITLSAFMIANMNDAPEKDGSRTVIVLGCQVRRDGPSLMLRRRLDAACSYLSTDTKADCIVSGGKGDNEHISEAEAMYEALVNDGISESRISKEDKSSSTYENLLFSKQILEDSGKPLRIAIVTDGFHQWRARLQAESLGYDVKCVSAATPWYLVPVYWVREWFALSYLFVFGV, via the coding sequence ATGGTCAGAATATCGGACTGCTCATCAAAACCGGTAAGGATACTGTCATATACGCTCATTGTCACAGGTGCGATAGTGCTGACAATGTTCATAATACCGCTTTTCAGCGGAACGCTTAACACAGGCTCTTATTTCGGGTTTGTAATAGGCGGTGTAACGGTGCTTCTCGGCATATTCACCCCGAAGCTGTTCAGCAACGCAAAAAAAGCGGTGAGATATATCTTCCGTGCCGTGCTTATCATATACGGCGTACTTGCGGTATATGCGATAACGCTCTCGGCTTTTATGATTGCAAATATGAACGACGCACCCGAAAAGGACGGCTCACGCACGGTAATAGTGCTTGGCTGTCAGGTAAGACGTGACGGTCCGAGTCTTATGCTCAGACGCCGCCTTGACGCAGCCTGCAGCTATCTGTCGACGGATACGAAAGCCGACTGCATCGTTTCGGGCGGTAAGGGCGATAACGAGCATATCAGCGAGGCTGAGGCAATGTATGAGGCACTCGTGAATGACGGCATATCGGAAAGCCGTATCTCAAAAGAGGACAAGTCTTCAAGCACCTACGAAAACCTGCTGTTTTCAAAACAGATACTTGAAGACAGTGGGAAGCCGCTCAGAATAGCTATCGTGACCGACGGCTTTCATCAGTGGCGGGCGAGGCTGCAAGCCGAAAGTCTGGGCTATGACGTTAAATGCGTCAGCGCCGCTACACCGTGGTATCTCGTTCCTGTTTACTGGGTACGGGAATGGTTTGCACTGAGCTATCTGTTCGTGTTCGGCGTTTAA
- a CDS encoding response regulator translates to MEKNISKAKVLVCDDSMMVRNKMKKLLTAYGFTQIFEASDGAQAVEKFADIVPDVTFMDIVMPELSGVEALKLIKTNSPDAVVIMATSVGTVGNLSEAIKLGANDFLQKPVDEEQLYKLLDNYFKKEA, encoded by the coding sequence ATGGAAAAAAATATTTCAAAAGCAAAGGTTCTTGTATGCGATGACTCAATGATGGTCAGAAACAAGATGAAAAAACTTCTTACCGCATACGGCTTCACTCAGATTTTCGAGGCAAGCGACGGTGCGCAGGCGGTTGAAAAGTTTGCAGACATCGTACCCGATGTTACTTTTATGGACATCGTAATGCCTGAGCTTTCGGGAGTTGAGGCACTCAAGCTGATCAAGACAAATTCGCCCGACGCCGTTGTTATTATGGCTACATCGGTCGGCACCGTAGGCAATCTCTCCGAGGCTATCAAGCTCGGCGCTAACGACTTTTTACAGAAACCCGTTGACGAAGAACAGCTTTACAAGCTCCTCGACAACTATTTCAAGAAGGAGGCTTAA
- a CDS encoding chemotaxis protein CheX translates to MFTQFFGSYLLNRKIVSPANLRVALEKKDTTRVKLGVLAINAGYMTAKQVDAVHRKQATVDKRIGDIAVDMGYLTEAQVEELLSSQKTGCLLLGQALVDMGCLTNEEFEIVLNDYKKENGLTDKDFSNEDNEKTENVISSFFAIEGEYKDYCSEYVNVLFKNLIRFVGDDFTPLQSAVTDSNDTAVIQELCGDFNAVSAITADNKAAAVFASRFAEEEITDMDYANDAISEFLNLSNGLYNVNISETTGKEIGLNPPETTTSSAVSGIKSKFTLTIPVEYTFGTVVFTLAVI, encoded by the coding sequence ATGTTCACACAGTTTTTCGGCAGCTATCTGTTAAACAGGAAAATCGTTTCACCCGCAAATCTCCGTGTTGCTCTTGAAAAGAAGGACACAACAAGAGTAAAGCTGGGCGTACTTGCCATCAACGCAGGCTATATGACGGCAAAGCAGGTTGACGCCGTACATAGAAAGCAGGCAACGGTAGACAAGAGAATTGGCGATATTGCCGTTGATATGGGCTATCTTACCGAAGCGCAGGTCGAAGAACTTCTTTCAAGCCAGAAGACCGGATGCCTTTTACTCGGACAGGCGCTCGTTGATATGGGCTGTCTTACAAACGAGGAATTCGAAATCGTTCTCAACGACTACAAAAAAGAAAACGGACTTACCGACAAGGACTTCAGCAATGAAGATAACGAAAAGACGGAAAACGTTATTTCTTCTTTCTTTGCTATCGAGGGCGAATACAAGGATTATTGCTCTGAATATGTAAATGTTCTGTTCAAGAATCTTATCCGTTTTGTTGGCGATGATTTCACTCCCTTACAGTCAGCCGTTACAGACAGCAACGATACGGCGGTGATACAGGAGCTTTGCGGCGATTTCAACGCAGTTTCGGCTATAACAGCCGACAACAAGGCGGCCGCAGTATTTGCAAGCCGTTTTGCAGAGGAAGAAATAACCGATATGGACTATGCAAATGACGCTATCAGCGAATTCTTAAACCTCAGCAACGGTCTTTATAACGTCAATATTTCCGAAACTACAGGCAAGGAAATAGGACTTAATCCGCCGGAAACGACCACATCATCGGCTGTAAGCGGTATAAAATCGAAGTTCACGCTTACAATACCCGTAGAATATACGTTCGGCACAGTTGTATTCACGCTTGCCGTAATATAA
- a CDS encoding Na/Pi cotransporter family protein: protein MDIFGILTMVGGLALFLFGMNAMGQGLEKLSGSRLERILEKMTSNPFKAIMLGALVTAVIQSSSATTVMVVGFVNSGIMRLSQAIGVIMGANIGTTMTSWLLSLTGIQGESIFMQLLKPTSFTPILAIIGIFFIMMSKSSKKKDIGTILMGFAILMFGMETMSSAVAPLADNEQFKSILTMFSNPVLGVIAGAVLTAVIQSSSASVGILQAMCATGAVTYSTALPIIMGQNIGTCVTALLSAIGANKNAKRAALVHLYFNLIGTIVFMVLFYIINAIFPFEFFEQSANQAGIAIMHSVFNIFATIVWLPFMKLLEKLAYISVRDKKDDSAPTNEFQILDPRFLATPSVALEQCKSIAVRMADCARDTLKLSMGLMSKYNDRDVEIVNENEEKVDVYEDKLGSYLLQLGSKNLTPGDSQTVNMLLHCISDFERISDHAVNISECAKEMHTKGLSFSKKAIEEIHIFNGALNEILDTAITAFEHGDIEQAKSVEPLEEVIDNLRTEIRNRHVKRLRKGKCTIEMGFVLTDLITNYERVADHCSNIAVCMIQIHDNSFDTHSYISDLKATNNEEFRRKFTVFSEKYMLPDAKKTD from the coding sequence ATGGATATTTTCGGCATTCTGACTATGGTCGGAGGACTTGCGCTGTTCCTGTTCGGTATGAACGCAATGGGACAGGGCCTTGAAAAGCTGTCGGGAAGCCGCCTTGAGCGAATTCTCGAAAAAATGACCTCCAACCCTTTCAAAGCCATCATGCTCGGAGCTTTAGTCACAGCGGTAATCCAGTCATCATCGGCAACCACAGTAATGGTAGTCGGTTTTGTAAACTCGGGTATTATGAGGCTGTCGCAGGCTATCGGTGTTATTATGGGTGCCAATATAGGTACTACTATGACATCGTGGCTGTTGTCACTGACAGGAATACAGGGTGAAAGCATTTTCATGCAGCTGCTCAAGCCCACATCTTTCACGCCTATACTGGCGATAATCGGCATTTTCTTTATAATGATGTCAAAATCCAGCAAGAAAAAGGATATAGGTACTATCCTTATGGGTTTTGCGATACTTATGTTCGGTATGGAAACGATGAGTTCCGCCGTTGCGCCGCTGGCTGACAACGAACAGTTCAAGAGCATTCTCACTATGTTCTCAAATCCCGTGCTTGGCGTTATCGCAGGTGCTGTGCTTACAGCCGTTATTCAGAGTTCATCTGCGTCTGTCGGCATTTTGCAGGCTATGTGCGCTACGGGAGCGGTTACTTACAGCACTGCCCTGCCGATAATCATGGGACAGAATATAGGTACCTGCGTTACCGCACTGCTTTCTGCAATCGGTGCAAACAAAAACGCAAAGCGTGCCGCACTTGTTCACCTTTACTTCAACCTCATCGGCACTATAGTATTTATGGTACTGTTCTATATCATAAACGCTATATTCCCCTTCGAGTTCTTTGAACAATCTGCAAACCAGGCAGGCATAGCGATAATGCACAGCGTATTCAATATCTTTGCAACGATAGTCTGGTTACCGTTCATGAAGCTGCTCGAAAAGCTCGCATATATCTCAGTGCGTGACAAGAAGGACGATAGTGCTCCGACAAACGAGTTCCAGATACTTGATCCCCGTTTCCTTGCAACTCCCTCAGTTGCTCTGGAGCAGTGCAAGTCAATAGCTGTCAGAATGGCAGACTGTGCAAGAGATACATTGAAGCTCTCAATGGGGCTTATGTCCAAATATAACGATCGCGATGTCGAAATAGTAAACGAGAACGAGGAAAAAGTCGATGTCTATGAGGACAAGCTCGGCAGTTACCTGTTACAGCTGGGTTCCAAGAACCTTACCCCCGGCGACAGCCAGACGGTAAATATGCTGCTGCACTGCATCAGCGACTTTGAGCGTATATCGGACCACGCTGTCAATATTAGTGAATGTGCAAAGGAAATGCATACGAAGGGCCTTTCGTTCTCGAAGAAGGCTATTGAGGAAATACACATTTTCAACGGTGCTTTAAACGAAATACTCGATACCGCCATTACGGCGTTCGAGCATGGAGATATTGAGCAGGCAAAATCGGTCGAACCTCTTGAAGAAGTAATCGACAATCTGCGTACCGAGATTAGAAACAGACACGTCAAGCGTCTGCGTAAAGGCAAATGCACCATTGAAATGGGCTTTGTGCTGACCGACCTTATCACGAATTACGAAAGAGTGGCAGACCACTGCTCAAATATTGCAGTCTGTATGATACAGATACATGACAACAGCTTTGACACACATAGCTATATAAGCGACCTCAAAGCTACAAACAACGAGGAGTTCCGCAGAAAGTTCACTGTTTTCAGTGAGAAGTATATGCTCCCCGACGCAAAGAAAACAGATTAA
- a CDS encoding deaminase → MERRDKINYYLDIAETVCERGTCLRRNFGAIIVHNDEIIATGYNGAPRGLKNCSDLGICTREKLNVPKGQRYELCRSVHAEANCIISASRTDMIGSSLFLACHDMTSGGTLCGEVEPCSMCKRLIINAGIKDVFIRTSANEYKVINVESWIENDPSLDGSGGY, encoded by the coding sequence ATGGAAAGACGAGATAAGATAAATTACTACCTTGACATAGCCGAAACGGTATGTGAGCGGGGAACCTGCCTGCGCAGGAATTTCGGTGCAATAATAGTACACAACGATGAGATAATCGCCACAGGATACAACGGAGCGCCGAGAGGCCTTAAAAACTGTTCCGACCTCGGAATATGCACCCGTGAAAAGCTGAACGTTCCGAAAGGTCAGCGTTACGAGCTTTGCCGCTCGGTTCACGCAGAGGCAAACTGTATAATCAGTGCGTCAAGGACGGATATGATAGGTTCTTCGCTTTTCCTTGCCTGTCACGATATGACCTCAGGCGGCACGCTCTGCGGAGAGGTTGAGCCTTGCTCAATGTGTAAGCGTCTTATAATAAACGCAGGTATCAAGGATGTATTTATCCGCACCTCAGCAAACGAATACAAGGTCATCAATGTTGAAAGCTGGATAGAAAATGACCCCAGCCTTGACGGCTCGGGCGGATATTAA